The Oceanococcus sp. HetDA_MAG_MS8 genome window below encodes:
- a CDS encoding MerR family transcriptional regulator — protein sequence MRDMPDLAANAHDQDLSGQSSREYTVDELARVAGTTVRNVRAYQDRGLLPAPEIRGRTGYYNHNHLARLRIIASMLGRGYTLNSIGELMVAWQEGRDLTELLGLEVAVTQPFVEELPETTTLQKLKDDFHGEFTAATLSKAVALDVVRMRGKTLEIPSPRLMAAGKALAAYGIPLEEMLDLIAGLRANVERVAQGMVEMVARHVVDPQWQGGLPPSDKIGDLAAVIWNLRPLVEKAVLPEVSRAMHKALENQLGDRLSVVMDHLPERLDAAPSGAAVKPRSDAD from the coding sequence ATGCGCGATATGCCGGATTTAGCAGCCAACGCCCACGACCAAGACCTCAGCGGACAATCTTCGCGGGAATACACCGTGGACGAGCTTGCCCGCGTGGCCGGAACGACGGTGCGTAATGTTCGGGCCTATCAGGATCGTGGCCTTCTGCCAGCACCGGAAATTCGTGGCCGAACTGGGTACTACAACCATAATCACCTGGCTCGCTTACGCATCATCGCCAGCATGCTGGGACGGGGCTACACCCTGAACTCCATTGGTGAACTCATGGTGGCTTGGCAGGAGGGGCGTGACCTCACCGAGCTGTTGGGTTTGGAGGTGGCGGTGACGCAGCCTTTTGTGGAGGAGCTGCCAGAAACAACGACGCTACAAAAGCTCAAGGACGATTTTCACGGTGAGTTCACCGCCGCCACGCTAAGTAAAGCGGTGGCTCTGGACGTGGTGCGGATGCGCGGAAAAACTCTGGAGATCCCCAGCCCGCGATTAATGGCCGCTGGAAAAGCCCTAGCAGCCTATGGCATCCCGCTGGAGGAAATGCTGGATCTTATTGCGGGCTTGCGGGCAAATGTCGAGAGGGTCGCGCAGGGCATGGTCGAGATGGTGGCGCGCCACGTGGTTGACCCGCAGTGGCAAGGCGGGCTGCCCCCGTCGGACAAAATTGGCGACTTGGCGGCGGTGATCTGGAATTTACGCCCATTGGTTGAGAAGGCCGTACTGCCAGAGGTGTCGCGTGCAATGCACAAGGCACTGGAGAATCAGTTGGGCGATCGGCTGTCGGTGGTGATGGATCACCTCCCCGAGCGTCTGGATGCAGCGCCCAGCGGGGCCGCAGTCAAGCCCCGGTCAGACGCCGATTAA
- a CDS encoding SDR family oxidoreductase, translating into MPTIMITGAAQGIGRATAELFLSQGWTVGAFDIDLPLLQEWAAVYSEQQIFLGHLDVCDGQAWQDALEAFTTFSEQPLDVLLNNAGILADGPFTEVSLDKHLAIMDVNVKGIMTACHTAYPYLRSGSRVINLSSASALFGQPALVSYAASKFAVRGFTEGLHLEWAAQGIHVCDLMPLFVNTRMVGGMTQVAATKSLGVKLVAEDVAQVVLKAATEKKPRLHYLVGLGTHAFRQVLRMLPDSAAIALNRRLTGA; encoded by the coding sequence ATGCCAACCATCATGATTACGGGTGCCGCTCAAGGCATCGGCCGCGCCACAGCAGAGCTGTTCTTAAGCCAAGGCTGGACCGTCGGCGCCTTCGACATCGACTTACCCCTGTTACAGGAATGGGCAGCGGTTTACTCCGAGCAGCAGATCTTTCTTGGCCACCTCGATGTGTGTGATGGACAGGCCTGGCAAGACGCTCTGGAGGCCTTCACGACATTTTCAGAACAGCCTCTGGACGTGCTCCTCAACAATGCGGGCATCCTGGCAGACGGGCCCTTTACCGAAGTGTCTTTGGATAAGCACCTGGCCATCATGGATGTCAATGTCAAAGGCATCATGACCGCTTGCCACACGGCCTACCCCTACTTGCGATCTGGCAGCCGGGTTATCAACTTATCCTCCGCCTCAGCCCTGTTCGGTCAGCCTGCACTGGTGAGCTATGCCGCCAGTAAGTTTGCCGTGCGCGGCTTCACCGAGGGCCTGCATTTGGAGTGGGCGGCGCAAGGTATTCATGTCTGCGATCTTATGCCCTTGTTCGTGAATACCCGCATGGTCGGCGGAATGACCCAGGTGGCCGCCACCAAAAGTTTAGGGGTGAAGCTGGTGGCGGAAGATGTGGCTCAGGTGGTGCTCAAAGCGGCTACGGAGAAAAAGCCACGGCTGCATTACCTCGTCGGCTTGGGCACGCATGCCTTTAGACAGGTGCTGCGGATGCTTCCAGACTCCGCCGCTATTGCACTTAATCGGCGTCTGACCGGGGCTTGA